In Streptomyces sp. NBC_00091, the following proteins share a genomic window:
- a CDS encoding transcriptional regulator encodes MTPAPENPHPRHALAPLLASAVRLSIVAALAPLEKAEFGYVRDLVEITDSALSKQVSRLEEEGWVTVEKGRVGRMPRTWLHLTEEGLATYRRHLTALAAIAGPLH; translated from the coding sequence ATGACACCGGCCCCGGAGAACCCGCACCCGCGCCACGCGCTCGCCCCGCTGCTCGCCTCGGCCGTGCGCCTGTCGATCGTGGCGGCCCTCGCCCCCCTGGAGAAGGCCGAGTTCGGCTACGTACGGGATCTGGTGGAGATCACCGACTCCGCGTTGTCGAAGCAGGTCTCGCGCCTCGAGGAGGAGGGCTGGGTGACGGTCGAGAAGGGCCGGGTCGGGCGCATGCCCCGCACCTGGCTGCACCTGACCGAGGAGGGCCTGGCCACCTACCGCCGCCACCTGACCGCCCTCGCCGCCATCGCGGGCCCCCTGCACTGA
- a CDS encoding thymidine kinase → MALQIAHNRDARGLQGVIFTRDDRAGEGKLSSRLGLVTEAVEAPEDMDLYAYLVAQLSKGGKADYVIVDEAQFLAPDQIDQLARIVDDLGLDVFAFGITTDFRTKLFPGSQRLIELADRLEQLQVEALCWCGARATHNARTVGGEMVVEGAQVVVGDVNRPAEEIGYEVLCRRHHRRRMTSAAAHAGALSPDVLPVNHA, encoded by the coding sequence CTGGCGCTCCAGATCGCCCACAACCGCGACGCGCGGGGCCTCCAGGGCGTGATCTTCACCCGCGACGACCGGGCGGGCGAGGGCAAGCTGTCGTCCCGGCTCGGTCTGGTGACGGAGGCGGTGGAGGCGCCGGAGGACATGGACCTGTACGCGTACCTGGTGGCCCAGCTGTCCAAGGGCGGCAAGGCGGACTACGTGATCGTGGACGAGGCCCAGTTCCTCGCGCCCGACCAGATCGACCAGCTGGCCCGGATCGTGGACGACCTGGGCCTGGACGTCTTCGCCTTCGGCATCACGACGGACTTCCGCACGAAGCTCTTCCCCGGCTCGCAGCGTCTGATCGAGCTGGCGGACCGCCTCGAGCAGCTCCAGGTGGAGGCCCTGTGCTGGTGCGGGGCCCGGGCCACGCACAACGCCCGTACGGTGGGCGGCGAAATGGTCGTGGAAGGCGCCCAGGTGGTGGTCGGCGACGTGAACCGCCCGGCGGAGGAGATCGGCTACGAGGTCCTCTGCCGCCGCCACCACCGCAGGCGCATGACCTCGGCCGCGGCCCACGCGGGCGCCCTCTCCCCGGACGTTCTCCCCGTCAACCACGCCTGA
- a CDS encoding 6-carboxytetrahydropterin synthase, whose product MLTITKEFHFSASHVLDRLPGWHPCARMHGHNYAVVIELSARREDLTEAGFVRDYRDLDAFKQWMDETFDHRHLNEALGGGGGISPSAENLAVWIFDQWTERIPELTAVRISETPKTWAEYRPSRGD is encoded by the coding sequence ATGCTGACGATCACCAAGGAGTTCCACTTCTCGGCCAGCCACGTGCTCGACCGGCTGCCGGGCTGGCACCCGTGCGCCCGGATGCACGGGCACAACTACGCCGTGGTCATCGAGCTCTCGGCCCGCCGGGAAGACCTCACCGAGGCGGGGTTCGTGCGGGACTACCGGGACCTGGACGCCTTCAAGCAGTGGATGGACGAGACCTTCGACCACCGTCACCTCAACGAGGCGCTGGGGGGGGGGGGGGGTATCTCACCGTCCGCGGAGAACCTCGCCGTCTGGATCTTCGACCAGTGGACGGAACGGATCCCCGAACTGACGGCGGTCCGGATCTCGGAGACCCCGAAGACCTGGGCGGAGTACCGGCCTTCGAGGGGTGACTGA
- a CDS encoding D-arabinono-1,4-lactone oxidase has translation MATSGTATTAKNGPAAWRNWAGNVSATPTRVVTPASVGELQEVVRRAAEEGLRVKAVGTGHSFTAAAATDGVLVRPQALTGILSVDRAAGTVTVAAGTVLEDLNRDLARQGLSLTNMGDIMEQTVSGATSTGTHGTGRDSASIAAQIRALELVTADGRLTTCSEKENPEVFAAARLGIGALGIVTSITFAVEPLFFLTAREEPMRFDQVASEFDQHVAENEHFEFYWFPHTGNCNTKRNNRSQGPAAPPGPVSAWVEDELLSNGLFQAVNSLGRAVPAAIPSIARLASRALSARTYTDIPYKVFTSPRRVRFVEMEYALPRERAIEALRELKAMVGRSPLRISFPVEVRTAPADDITLSTASGRDTAYIAVHMYKGTPYQAYFTAAERIFTAHGGRPHWGKVHTRDAEYLAGAYPRFGEFTALRDRLDPDRLFGNDYLRRVLGG, from the coding sequence ATGGCGACGTCGGGGACAGCAACAACAGCGAAGAACGGACCGGCCGCGTGGCGTAACTGGGCGGGCAACGTCAGCGCCACGCCCACGCGCGTGGTGACCCCGGCCTCGGTCGGGGAGCTCCAGGAGGTGGTACGCCGGGCCGCCGAGGAGGGGCTGCGGGTGAAGGCGGTCGGCACCGGCCACTCCTTCACCGCGGCGGCGGCGACGGACGGGGTGCTCGTACGGCCTCAGGCGCTGACCGGGATCCTGTCGGTCGACCGGGCCGCCGGCACCGTGACGGTGGCGGCCGGCACCGTCCTGGAGGACCTGAACCGGGACCTGGCCCGCCAGGGCCTCTCGCTCACGAACATGGGCGACATCATGGAGCAGACGGTCTCCGGCGCCACCAGCACGGGCACCCACGGCACCGGCCGCGACTCGGCCTCCATCGCCGCCCAGATCCGCGCGCTGGAGCTGGTCACCGCGGACGGCCGGCTGACGACCTGCTCCGAGAAGGAGAATCCCGAGGTCTTCGCCGCCGCCCGGCTCGGCATCGGAGCCCTGGGCATCGTCACCTCCATCACCTTCGCGGTGGAGCCGCTCTTCTTCCTGACCGCCCGTGAGGAGCCGATGCGCTTCGACCAGGTGGCATCCGAGTTCGACCAGCACGTCGCGGAGAACGAGCACTTCGAGTTCTACTGGTTCCCGCACACCGGCAACTGCAACACCAAGCGCAACAACCGCAGCCAGGGCCCCGCCGCCCCGCCCGGCCCGGTCAGCGCCTGGGTCGAGGACGAACTGCTGTCCAACGGTCTCTTCCAGGCCGTCAACTCCCTGGGCCGCGCGGTCCCGGCGGCCATCCCCTCCATCGCCCGCCTCGCCAGCCGCGCCCTGTCGGCGCGTACGTACACGGACATCCCGTACAAGGTGTTCACCAGCCCGCGCCGGGTGCGGTTCGTGGAGATGGAGTACGCCCTTCCGCGCGAGCGGGCCATCGAGGCCCTGCGGGAGCTCAAGGCGATGGTCGGCCGCTCCCCCCTGCGGATCAGCTTCCCGGTGGAGGTGCGGACGGCTCCGGCGGACGACATCACGCTGTCCACGGCCTCGGGGCGGGACACGGCCTACATCGCGGTGCACATGTACAAGGGCACCCCGTACCAGGCCTACTTCACGGCGGCCGAGCGGATCTTCACCGCCCACGGGGGACGGCCGCACTGGGGCAAGGTGCACACCCGGGACGCGGAGTACCTCGCCGGGGCCTACCCGCGCTTCGGCGAGTTCACCGCGCTGCGGGACCGGCTGGACCCGGACCGGCTGTTCGGCAACGACTACCTGAGGCGGGTCCTCGGGGGCTGA
- a CDS encoding PadR family transcriptional regulator — protein sequence MALRHAVLAALLDGEYSGYQLAKAFDISVANFWHALPQQLYAELARLEADGLVEGREVVQESRPNKRLFQVTDAGRAELERFAGAAPKPSSIRDDLLVKVQNADRIGTAPVIEQLEARATAAEAKIELLGKLLRNMRGDMDEEEYLLRGERIGGYLTCLRGLAFEQGHRDWCLRTADVLRKRKRTGSNRAER from the coding sequence ATGGCCTTGCGGCACGCGGTACTGGCGGCGCTGCTCGACGGCGAGTACAGCGGATACCAGCTGGCGAAGGCCTTCGACATCAGCGTCGCGAACTTCTGGCACGCCCTGCCCCAGCAGCTCTACGCGGAACTGGCGAGGCTGGAGGCGGACGGGCTGGTCGAGGGCCGGGAGGTGGTGCAGGAGAGCCGGCCCAACAAGCGGCTGTTCCAGGTCACCGACGCCGGCCGCGCCGAACTGGAGCGGTTCGCCGGGGCCGCCCCCAAGCCCTCCTCCATCCGCGACGACCTCCTCGTCAAGGTCCAGAACGCCGACCGCATCGGCACGGCGCCGGTGATCGAGCAGCTCGAGGCGCGGGCCACCGCCGCCGAGGCCAAGATCGAACTGCTTGGCAAGCTGCTGCGGAACATGCGCGGGGACATGGACGAGGAGGAGTACCTGCTGCGGGGCGAGCGGATCGGCGGGTACCTGACCTGCCTGCGCGGCCTGGCCTTCGAGCAGGGCCACCGGGACTGGTGCCTGCGGACCGCGGACGTGCTGAGGAAGAGGAAGAGGACGGGGAGCAACCGTGCGGAACGATGA
- a CDS encoding nuclear transport factor 2 family protein — METAERFRAAVEKRDLAALDDLFTEDIRLYSPVKFTPFEGKAAVLGLFGVLLRTFEDLRYLGRLDGTAETSADGEEAPSTILPFRALVAGKQIHGIDLLQFDDAGRVKEFTVMVRPQSAVHALGEAVLAGLVADGLVPGA, encoded by the coding sequence ATGGAGACCGCAGAACGCTTCCGCGCCGCCGTGGAGAAGCGCGATCTCGCCGCGCTGGACGACCTGTTCACGGAGGACATCCGGCTCTACAGCCCGGTGAAGTTCACCCCGTTCGAGGGCAAGGCCGCCGTGCTGGGCCTCTTCGGCGTCCTGCTGCGCACCTTCGAGGACCTGCGCTACCTGGGGCGGCTGGACGGCACGGCCGAGACCAGCGCCGACGGCGAGGAGGCCCCGTCGACGATCCTGCCCTTCCGGGCCCTGGTGGCGGGCAAGCAGATCCACGGCATCGACCTGCTCCAGTTCGACGACGCGGGCCGGGTGAAGGAGTTCACGGTGATGGTCCGCCCGCAGTCCGCCGTCCACGCCCTGGGCGAGGCGGTACTCGCGGGCCTGGTCGCCGACGGCCTCGTACCGGGGGCCTGA
- a CDS encoding SGNH/GDSL hydrolase family protein, whose translation MRNDEYLRYVALGDSQTEGLGDGNDTVGLRGFADRLAGHLAAGAPGLRYANLAVRGRLAGQVRTEQLVPALELRPDVATVVAGVNDVLRPRFDAAEVAGELEEMFAALTAAGARVATVTFPDVARIAPLARPLGPRVAELNTRIRAAAARHGVVVAETGRAAVATDPRLWTADRLHASPLGHARIAAALAEALDLPGSDSAWTHPLPPRPARTGAQAAAAELAWLAGFLGPWLGRRLRGTSSGDGRTAKRPQLLPLQGRG comes from the coding sequence GTGCGGAACGATGAGTACCTGCGCTACGTCGCCCTGGGCGACAGCCAGACCGAAGGGCTCGGAGACGGGAACGACACGGTGGGCCTGCGGGGCTTCGCCGACCGGCTCGCCGGGCACCTCGCGGCGGGCGCCCCCGGGTTGCGGTACGCCAACCTCGCCGTCCGGGGCCGCCTCGCCGGACAGGTCCGTACCGAACAGCTGGTGCCCGCACTGGAGTTGCGGCCCGACGTGGCCACCGTGGTCGCCGGGGTCAACGACGTGCTCCGGCCCCGGTTCGACGCCGCCGAGGTGGCGGGGGAGCTGGAGGAGATGTTCGCCGCGCTGACGGCCGCCGGGGCCCGGGTGGCGACGGTGACCTTCCCCGACGTGGCGCGGATCGCGCCCCTGGCCCGGCCGCTGGGCCCCCGCGTGGCCGAGCTCAACACCCGCATCCGCGCCGCCGCCGCCCGCCACGGGGTCGTCGTCGCCGAGACCGGCCGGGCGGCCGTCGCCACCGACCCGCGCCTGTGGACCGCCGACCGGCTCCACGCCAGTCCCCTCGGCCACGCCCGGATCGCCGCGGCCCTGGCCGAGGCCCTGGACCTGCCGGGCAGCGACAGCGCCTGGACGCACCCCCTGCCGCCCCGGCCGGCCCGCACGGGCGCCCAGGCCGCCGCGGCGGAGCTGGCCTGGCTGGCCGGGTTCCTCGGCCCCTGGCTCGGCCGCCGGCTGCGCGGCACCTCCTCGGGCGACGGCCGCACCGCCAAGCGTCCCCAGCTGCTGCCGCTCCAGGGCCGCGGCTAG
- the sepH gene encoding septation protein SepH: MPELRVVAVSNDGTRLVLKAADSTEYTLPIDERLRAAVRNDRARLNQIEIEVESHLRPRDIQARIRAGASAEEVAQLAGIPVDRVRRFEGPVLAERAFMAERARKTPVRRPGENTGPQLGEAVQERLTLRGADKDSVLWDSWRRDDGTWEVLLVYRVAAEPHSASWTYDPPRRLVVAVDDEARSLIGEADDLPSTPEPSFPFVPRIARLPRDRPLDRALDRQLERPESRPAPPPAPEPEEERDTLTSLLEAVPSFRGDLVVPDRTEAPAEESETEEPPAAAASAGAGAAYADVLMPRTVAGHRERLTGTTDRQAEADGVRPGRRAAVPSWDEIVFGTRRKKQE; this comes from the coding sequence ATGCCCGAACTGCGTGTCGTGGCCGTCTCAAATGACGGCACACGACTGGTGCTCAAGGCTGCCGACAGCACGGAGTACACGCTTCCGATCGACGAGCGGCTGCGGGCTGCCGTACGCAACGACCGCGCGCGCCTGAACCAGATCGAGATCGAGGTGGAGAGCCACCTCCGCCCCCGCGACATCCAGGCCCGCATACGGGCCGGTGCCTCCGCGGAGGAGGTCGCGCAGCTCGCCGGCATCCCGGTCGACCGGGTACGCCGCTTCGAGGGTCCCGTGCTGGCCGAGCGCGCCTTCATGGCGGAGCGGGCCCGCAAGACCCCCGTACGCCGCCCCGGCGAGAACACCGGGCCGCAGCTCGGGGAGGCCGTGCAGGAGCGCCTCACGCTGCGCGGGGCCGACAAGGACTCCGTGCTGTGGGACTCCTGGCGCCGCGACGACGGCACCTGGGAGGTCCTGCTCGTCTACCGGGTGGCCGCCGAACCGCACTCGGCGAGCTGGACGTACGACCCGCCGCGCCGGCTGGTCGTCGCGGTGGACGACGAGGCCCGCTCCCTGATCGGCGAGGCCGACGACCTGCCGTCGACCCCCGAGCCGAGCTTCCCCTTCGTGCCGAGGATCGCCCGGCTGCCGCGGGACCGGCCGCTGGACCGCGCGCTCGACCGGCAGCTGGAACGGCCCGAGAGCCGGCCCGCCCCGCCGCCCGCGCCGGAGCCCGAGGAGGAACGGGACACGCTGACCAGCCTGCTGGAGGCGGTGCCGAGCTTCCGGGGCGACCTGGTGGTCCCGGACCGTACCGAGGCGCCCGCCGAGGAGTCCGAGACCGAGGAGCCCCCGGCCGCGGCGGCATCGGCCGGCGCCGGTGCGGCGTACGCGGACGTACTCATGCCGCGCACGGTGGCGGGCCACCGCGAGCGGCTGACCGGCACCACCGACCGCCAGGCCGAGGCCGACGGGGTCCGGCCGGGGCGCCGGGCCGCGGTGCCCAGCTGGGACGAGATCGTCTTCGGCACCCGGCGCAAGAAACAGGAGTAG
- a CDS encoding sulfurtransferase has protein sequence MTAILSASELMSELAAPRPPVLLDVRWQLGGPDQRPAYEAGHLPGAVYVDLDRELAGPPGAGGRHPLPDPEAFGAVMRRAGVRAGEPVVVYDGGQGWAAARAWWLLRWTGHPAVRVLDGGLAAWTAAGGAVTAHAPTPDEGDFKPNPGALGLLDADEAAALARSGLLLDARAGERYRGEVEPIDRVGGHIPGAVSAPTTENVGPGGLFRPAGELRARFAELGASGDTEVGVYCGSGVSGAHEVLALAVAGIPAALYAGSWSQWSSDPERPVATGPNP, from the coding sequence ATGACTGCGATCCTCTCGGCCTCCGAACTGATGAGCGAGCTGGCCGCTCCCCGGCCGCCGGTGCTCCTGGACGTCCGCTGGCAGCTGGGCGGCCCCGACCAGCGCCCCGCCTACGAGGCCGGGCACCTGCCCGGCGCCGTGTACGTCGACCTCGACCGCGAACTGGCAGGTCCGCCGGGGGCCGGCGGCCGCCACCCGCTGCCCGACCCGGAGGCCTTCGGCGCCGTGATGCGCCGGGCCGGGGTGCGCGCCGGCGAACCGGTGGTCGTGTACGACGGCGGTCAGGGCTGGGCGGCCGCCCGCGCCTGGTGGCTGCTGCGCTGGACGGGCCACCCGGCGGTGCGCGTACTTGACGGCGGCCTGGCCGCGTGGACGGCGGCGGGCGGCGCGGTGACTGCCCACGCACCGACACCGGACGAGGGCGATTTCAAGCCAAACCCCGGGGCGCTGGGGCTGCTGGACGCCGACGAGGCGGCGGCACTGGCCCGCTCGGGACTGCTGCTCGACGCGCGGGCGGGGGAGCGCTACCGCGGCGAGGTCGAGCCGATCGACCGGGTCGGCGGGCACATCCCGGGCGCGGTGTCGGCCCCGACCACGGAGAACGTCGGCCCGGGCGGACTCTTCCGGCCGGCCGGGGAACTGCGCGCCCGGTTCGCGGAGTTGGGTGCCTCGGGGGACACCGAGGTGGGTGTGTACTGCGGTTCGGGCGTCTCCGGAGCGCACGAGGTGCTCGCGCTCGCGGTGGCGGGCATCCCCGCCGCCCTCTACGCCGGCAGCTGGTCGCAGTGGTCCTCGGACCCGGAGCGCCCCGTGGCCACGGGCCCGAACCCCTGA
- a CDS encoding AAA family ATPase: MRVPIGFVDRVEHMDELRSVVAALGDGQGGQAIAVDGVSGMGKSALLRAFEAEAPAACRVVSTRCRPGIGPDLMYGPVLDLLLKLGESQEPRRRGIFRRMLGATGQGVVRSAPEVLSAIVPGLGAVFTLGREITEASLDSGSMPFDSLLPFRHAAALRIVEGLLDLVRQGPPTVIVIDDVQHIDESSQFVLDQLLRGLAREQLAVVLSHTSDGAYADGKESAVEALLHSWASEGLLRRRTMRGLPHEAIAELVAQRHPAAPPALSRRLAELTGGHAIFVSLCLDEWTPRDGAEVPLPASLSRVVEERLRALADQDRVLLAAAATQGDVFLSHTVAAVTDLPHDTVMERLRLIARDHRLVVPETPPAWARWEAADCYRFEHRALWSVVYTQQSGEQLRSRHARIARVLGQGPPQTMSLERRLEIAHHLRNGGPSCLIASADAHFELARDAATRGLSFSEAERHCEEVIKAVRELPAGAEGGDERFVRAVELLLSLTEVRWRGQSRPAGGPDIDALAAEAEAAAARCADPALVVRATLLRGKTLLATRGLVPSLDKLKAAVELAEEHGDPAALFVARVEYGRQVSKRKLADGLAQLREAERMYASDPGLGGGAEPVLQHARNLGEMQLGITLFDSGHLSEALTRLGRCVARLRAEPLKAELPMALNYLAQVQLGLGDERGAQEALREALGFEAERGGDSAWHAYNAALLARVLADRPDAREESRRLIADAWAETERTWLANLVPIVRNLHAEVLLVGADGDGPLAAEALEEAARLAVATCAETRRSGMVRSEIAAYCLRSRILMRQGDAAAAGEQARAALRLLDEVGDMPALRTEEVLYHCASALAAQGAEGEARGLLDRARREVLRKAGLIADAEVRERFLAGVPLNRALLASGGAAL; this comes from the coding sequence ATGAGGGTGCCGATCGGATTTGTCGATCGCGTGGAGCACATGGACGAGCTGCGCTCGGTCGTCGCCGCGCTCGGGGACGGGCAGGGCGGGCAGGCCATCGCGGTCGACGGAGTGTCGGGGATGGGCAAGTCGGCCCTGCTGAGGGCGTTCGAGGCGGAGGCTCCCGCGGCCTGCCGCGTGGTGTCCACCCGGTGCCGGCCCGGGATCGGGCCCGACCTGATGTACGGGCCGGTGCTCGACCTGCTCCTGAAGCTGGGCGAGTCCCAGGAGCCCCGGCGGCGCGGGATCTTCCGGCGGATGCTCGGCGCGACCGGGCAGGGGGTGGTCCGGTCGGCTCCGGAGGTGCTCTCCGCGATCGTCCCGGGCCTCGGGGCGGTGTTCACCCTGGGCAGGGAGATCACCGAGGCCTCGCTCGACTCCGGCTCGATGCCCTTCGACAGCCTGCTGCCCTTCCGGCACGCGGCGGCGCTGCGGATCGTCGAGGGCCTGCTCGACCTGGTCCGGCAGGGCCCGCCGACGGTGATCGTGATCGACGACGTCCAGCACATCGACGAGAGCAGCCAGTTCGTCCTGGACCAGCTGCTGCGCGGACTCGCCCGCGAACAGCTGGCCGTCGTCCTGAGCCACACGAGCGACGGGGCGTACGCGGACGGCAAGGAGTCCGCGGTCGAGGCGCTGCTGCACAGCTGGGCCAGTGAGGGGCTGCTGCGGCGCCGGACGATGCGCGGGCTGCCGCACGAGGCGATCGCCGAACTCGTCGCGCAGCGCCATCCGGCGGCCCCGCCCGCCCTCTCCCGCCGGCTCGCCGAACTGACCGGGGGGCACGCGATCTTCGTATCGCTCTGCCTGGACGAGTGGACCCCGCGGGACGGCGCCGAGGTGCCCCTGCCCGCCAGCCTCTCGCGCGTCGTGGAGGAGCGGCTGCGCGCGCTGGCGGACCAGGACCGCGTCCTGCTGGCCGCCGCGGCCACCCAGGGGGACGTGTTCCTCTCCCACACGGTCGCCGCCGTGACGGACCTGCCGCACGACACCGTGATGGAGCGGCTGCGGCTGATCGCCCGCGACCACCGGCTGGTCGTCCCCGAGACGCCGCCCGCGTGGGCCCGCTGGGAGGCCGCCGACTGCTACCGCTTCGAGCACCGCGCCCTGTGGAGCGTGGTCTACACGCAGCAGAGCGGCGAGCAGCTGCGCTCGCGCCACGCGCGCATCGCGCGGGTCCTCGGGCAGGGCCCGCCGCAGACCATGTCGCTGGAGCGCCGGCTGGAGATCGCCCACCACCTCCGCAACGGCGGCCCCTCCTGCCTCATCGCCTCGGCCGACGCCCACTTCGAGCTGGCCCGCGACGCGGCGACGCGCGGGCTGTCCTTCTCGGAGGCCGAGCGGCACTGCGAGGAAGTGATCAAGGCGGTACGGGAGCTGCCGGCCGGCGCCGAGGGCGGGGACGAGCGGTTCGTACGGGCCGTGGAGCTGCTGCTGTCGCTGACCGAGGTGCGCTGGCGGGGCCAGAGCCGGCCCGCCGGCGGCCCGGACATCGACGCCCTGGCCGCCGAGGCGGAGGCCGCCGCTGCCCGCTGCGCGGACCCCGCACTCGTCGTCCGGGCCACCCTGCTCCGCGGCAAGACCCTGCTGGCGACGCGGGGACTCGTACCCTCCCTGGACAAGCTGAAGGCGGCCGTGGAGCTGGCCGAGGAACACGGCGACCCGGCGGCCCTGTTCGTGGCCCGTGTCGAGTACGGCCGCCAGGTCTCCAAGCGGAAGCTCGCCGACGGCCTGGCGCAGCTGCGCGAGGCGGAGCGGATGTACGCCTCGGACCCGGGCCTCGGCGGTGGCGCCGAGCCGGTGCTCCAGCACGCCCGCAACCTGGGGGAGATGCAGCTCGGCATCACGCTCTTCGACAGCGGGCACCTGTCCGAGGCGCTGACCCGGCTCGGCCGGTGCGTGGCGCGGCTGCGCGCGGAGCCACTGAAGGCGGAGCTGCCCATGGCGCTCAACTACCTCGCCCAGGTGCAGCTCGGCCTGGGCGACGAGCGCGGGGCGCAGGAGGCGCTGCGCGAGGCGCTCGGTTTCGAGGCGGAGCGCGGCGGGGACAGCGCCTGGCACGCCTACAACGCCGCGCTCCTCGCCCGCGTCCTCGCGGACCGCCCGGACGCCCGGGAGGAGAGCCGGCGGCTCATCGCCGACGCCTGGGCGGAGACCGAGCGGACCTGGCTGGCCAACCTCGTCCCCATCGTCCGCAACCTCCACGCCGAGGTGCTCCTCGTCGGCGCGGACGGGGACGGGCCCCTGGCGGCAGAGGCGCTCGAGGAGGCGGCGCGGCTCGCCGTGGCCACCTGCGCCGAGACCCGGCGCAGCGGCATGGTGCGCAGCGAGATCGCCGCGTACTGCCTGCGCAGCCGCATCCTGATGCGCCAGGGTGACGCCGCCGCGGCCGGGGAGCAGGCCCGGGCGGCCCTGCGGCTCCTCGACGAGGTCGGGGACATGCCGGCGCTGCGGACGGAGGAGGTCCTCTACCACTGCGCCTCCGCCCTCGCGGCGCAGGGTGCGGAAGGGGAGGCCCGGGGGCTGCTCGACCGCGCCCGCCGCGAGGTCCTCCGCAAGGCCGGGCTGATCGCGGACGCGGAGGTGCGCGAGCGGTTCCTGGCCGGGGTGCCGCTCAACCGTGCCCTCCTCGCGTCCGGCGGGGCCGCCCTGTGA
- a CDS encoding VOC family protein translates to MTEAAGASRLAPGTPCWESLMVHGLGSTEDFYADLFGWEYEPGPTQLGPGVRAFLDGVEVAGIGEMPPDRHLPVAWTTYFATDDADCTAEAIRSCGGTVAVGPLDAGAAGRMAICSDPLGAIFGIWQTDGHLGARRTGVAGTPVWNELVTQDTSTVGKFYQHVFGHEAERHPAASADFDYLTLRLDGRPVAAVHGVGRSLPHDRGPHWMTYFEVEDPDLAAARVTELGGRVLTPPRERITGRLALVADPEGAVFALLRTASA, encoded by the coding sequence ATGACGGAGGCAGCGGGGGCTTCGCGGCTCGCGCCCGGCACACCGTGCTGGGAGAGCCTGATGGTGCACGGCCTCGGGAGCACGGAGGACTTCTACGCCGACCTCTTCGGCTGGGAGTACGAGCCCGGCCCCACCCAGCTCGGCCCGGGCGTCCGGGCGTTCCTCGACGGCGTGGAGGTCGCCGGCATCGGCGAGATGCCGCCGGACCGCCACCTTCCGGTGGCGTGGACCACGTATTTCGCCACCGACGACGCCGACTGCACCGCGGAGGCGATCCGGTCCTGCGGGGGCACGGTCGCGGTGGGCCCGCTCGACGCGGGGGCGGCGGGCCGGATGGCGATCTGCTCCGACCCGCTGGGCGCGATCTTCGGGATCTGGCAGACCGACGGGCACCTGGGCGCCCGTCGGACGGGGGTGGCGGGCACCCCGGTGTGGAACGAGCTGGTCACCCAGGACACCTCGACGGTGGGCAAGTTCTACCAGCACGTCTTCGGCCACGAGGCCGAGCGGCACCCGGCGGCCTCCGCCGACTTCGACTACCTGACCCTGCGCCTGGACGGCCGGCCGGTCGCCGCGGTGCACGGGGTCGGCCGGTCGCTGCCGCACGACCGGGGGCCGCACTGGATGACGTACTTCGAGGTGGAGGACCCCGACCTGGCGGCCGCCCGGGTGACCGAGCTGGGCGGCCGGGTCCTCACCCCGCCCCGGGAGCGGATCACGGGCCGGCTGGCCCTGGTCGCGGACCCGGAGGGAGCGGTCTTCGCCCTGCTGCGGACGGCCTCGGCCTAG